Proteins encoded by one window of Candidatus Methylomirabilota bacterium:
- a CDS encoding NAD(P)-dependent oxidoreductase: MSEMIGFIGLGNMGAPMAGRLLDGGYALTVHDARESAARPLLSRGAHWAASPAEVAAAAQTVITILPTSREVRQVLMGPKGLLDALRPGSLVLEMTSADPSATRDLEPEVTARGSVLIDAPVSGGVRGATEGTLAIMVGGDPALLERARPVLSRMGQHIFHAGPVGAGHAIKLVNNMCSGGILALTIEAVAVAARAGVDPARAVEIIQASSGRSNASDYKFPRFILSGGFDAGFAIRLMMKDLDGYGRLAQEAGVPSPVARAAAEVYRLAMARGMGEEDHTAIARIIEEAARVTLRAEGGTA; the protein is encoded by the coding sequence ATGAGCGAGATGATCGGCTTCATCGGGCTGGGCAACATGGGCGCGCCGATGGCGGGGCGCCTGCTGGATGGAGGCTACGCGTTGACCGTCCACGACGCGCGGGAGTCGGCGGCGCGCCCGCTGCTGTCGCGCGGGGCCCACTGGGCCGCCTCGCCTGCGGAGGTCGCGGCGGCCGCCCAGACCGTCATCACGATCCTGCCCACCTCGCGCGAGGTGCGTCAGGTGCTGATGGGCCCCAAGGGCCTGCTCGACGCGCTACGGCCCGGCAGCCTCGTGCTCGAGATGACCTCGGCCGATCCGTCGGCCACCCGCGACCTGGAGCCGGAGGTGACCGCGCGCGGCTCGGTCCTCATCGATGCGCCGGTCTCGGGCGGCGTGCGCGGAGCGACCGAGGGCACGCTCGCCATCATGGTGGGCGGCGATCCCGCGCTGCTCGAGCGCGCGCGCCCGGTGCTCTCGCGCATGGGCCAGCACATCTTCCACGCCGGGCCGGTGGGCGCCGGCCACGCGATCAAGCTGGTCAACAACATGTGCTCGGGCGGCATCCTGGCCCTCACCATCGAGGCGGTCGCGGTCGCGGCCCGCGCCGGCGTCGATCCCGCGCGCGCGGTGGAGATCATCCAGGCCTCCAGCGGCCGCTCCAACGCGAGCGACTACAAGTTCCCGCGCTTCATCCTGTCCGGCGGCTTCGACGCGGGCTTCGCGATCCGGCTGATGATGAAGGACCTCGACGGCTACGGCCGTCTCGCGCAGGAGGCGGGCGTGCCGTCGCCGGTGGCCCGCGCCGCCGCCGAGGTCTATCGGCTGGCGATGGCGCGAGGCATGGGAGAGGAGGATCATACCGCCATCGCCCGGATCATCGAGGAGGCGGCGAGGGTGACACTCCGCGCCGAGGGAGGCACGGCATGA
- the mmsB gene encoding 3-hydroxyisobutyrate dehydrogenase, producing the protein MTRIGFIGVGTMGLPMAKNLVKKGFTVTAFDANPDAVKAAAAAGMTAAASAAEAVATADLVVTMLPSSPHVEAVYTGDGGVLAAARKGTLCVDMSTIDPAVSQRVARAAQERGVRFMDAPVSGGTPRATDGTLAIMVGGAAADFEEAQPALSAMGANVIHVGPVGSGEVVKLCNNLIAGVCGVAVSEAFRIAEGFGMDPKVVTDVISKSSGNTFLMGFMHPVPGIMPSAASSHDYAPGFMTDLMCKDLGLAVDAARNLRVPLFVTPAAQQVYRLASSHGLGRRDFTSVYAFLKPSSGQAPV; encoded by the coding sequence ATGACGCGCATCGGCTTCATCGGCGTCGGAACCATGGGGCTGCCCATGGCGAAGAACCTCGTGAAGAAGGGCTTCACGGTCACCGCCTTCGATGCCAATCCCGACGCGGTGAAAGCGGCGGCCGCGGCGGGCATGACCGCGGCGGCCAGCGCGGCGGAGGCGGTGGCCACCGCGGATCTCGTGGTGACCATGCTGCCCTCGTCGCCGCACGTGGAGGCCGTGTATACGGGCGACGGCGGCGTGCTCGCGGCGGCCCGGAAGGGTACGCTCTGCGTGGACATGTCCACCATCGACCCCGCCGTGTCCCAGCGGGTGGCCCGGGCCGCCCAGGAGCGGGGCGTGCGCTTCATGGACGCCCCGGTGTCGGGCGGCACGCCGCGCGCCACCGACGGCACGCTGGCCATCATGGTGGGTGGGGCCGCCGCCGATTTCGAGGAGGCGCAGCCCGCGCTCTCGGCCATGGGCGCCAACGTCATCCACGTGGGGCCGGTGGGCAGCGGGGAGGTCGTCAAGCTCTGCAACAACCTGATCGCGGGCGTGTGCGGGGTGGCGGTGAGCGAGGCGTTCCGGATCGCGGAAGGCTTCGGCATGGATCCCAAGGTCGTCACCGACGTGATCTCGAAGTCCTCCGGCAACACGTTCCTCATGGGCTTCATGCACCCGGTGCCCGGCATCATGCCGAGCGCGGCCTCCAGCCACGATTACGCGCCGGGCTTCATGACCGATCTCATGTGCAAGGACCTGGGCCTGGCGGTGGACGCGGCGCGAAATCTGAGAGTGCCGCTCTTCGTGACCCCGGCCGCCCAGCAGGTCTACCGGCTCGCGTCGTCTCACGGGCTCGGCCGGCGCGACTTCACGAGCGTGTATGCCTTCCTCAAGCCCTCCTCGGGTCAGGCTCCCGTGTAG